A DNA window from Hevea brasiliensis isolate MT/VB/25A 57/8 chromosome 2, ASM3005281v1, whole genome shotgun sequence contains the following coding sequences:
- the LOC110640552 gene encoding protein MIZU-KUSSEI 1-like, producing the protein MARASQESSSSKRHFHWTKKIGTENDEVPTFKSSSNSIEEDKKENARSHAALLTPKKKLPAVAVARLRSVLSAFGKNRSNLPMGLGPRVVGTLFGYRRGHVHFAFQRDPNSPPAFLIELATPISGLVREMASGLVRIALECDKEKEEEKNRAVRLLEEPMWRTYCNGKKCGFATRRECGPKEWRVLKAVEPISMGAGVLPGSAGEPGADGELMFMRAKFERIVGSRDSEAFYMMNPDSNGAPELSIYLLRV; encoded by the coding sequence ATGGCTAGAGCATCTCAAGAGTCCTCCTCCTCCAAGAGGCACTTCCACTGGACTAAAAAGATTGGAACTGAAAATGATGAAGTTCCAACCTTTAAGTCTTCCTCAAACTCCATCGAGGAAGACAAGAAAGAAAATGCTAGGAGCCATGCTGCTTTGCTAACTCCAAAGAAGAAGCTGCCAGCAGTAGCAGTTGCTAGGCTTCGTTCTGTTCTTTCAGCCTTTGGTAAGAATCGGTCTAATCTACCAATGGGACTTGGACCCCGAGTGGTTGGCACCCTTTTTGGCTACCGCCGTGGGCATGTTCATTTTGCATTTCAAAGGGATCCCAATTCGCCTCCAGCTTTTCTTATAGAACTTGCTACACCAATTAGTGGATTGGTTCGAGAAATGGCATCTGGGTTGGTGAGAATTGCATTGGAGTGTGACAAGGAGAAAGAAGAGGAAAAAAACAGAGCAGTGAGATTGCTGGAAGAGCCTATGTGGAGGACTTACTGTAATGGGAAGAAGTGTGGTTTTGCAACAAGGAGAGAATGTGGGCCTAAAGAGTGGAGAGTATTGAAAGCTGTGGAACCAATTTCAATGGGTGCTGGTGTGTTGCCAGGGTCTGCAGGTGAGCCTGGAGCTGATGGTGAACTTATGTTCATGAGAGCCAAGTTTGAGAGAATTGTTGGGTCTAGAGATTCTGAGGCTTTCTACATGATGAATCCTGACAGCAATGGAGCTCCTGAGCTCAGTATCTATTTACTAAGAGTCTAA
- the LOC110640568 gene encoding protein Dr1 homolog isoform X1, whose protein sequence is MEPMDIVGKSKEDASLPKATMTKIIKEMLPPDVRVARDAQDLLIECCVEFINLVSSESNEVCSKEEKRTIAPEHVLKALEVLGFGEYIEEVYAAYEQHKVETTQDSLKGGKWSNGAEMTEEEAVAEQQRMFAEARARMNGGAIAPKQPETDRSLES, encoded by the exons ATGGAACCGATGGATATTGTTGGTAAATCGAAAGAGGATGCGTCGCTTCCTAAAG CAACCATGACCAAAATTATTAAAGAGATGTTGCCCCCAGATGTTCGCGTTGCAAGAGATGCTCAAGATCTTCTGATAGAGTGTTGTGTAG AATTTATAAACCTTGTATCATCAGAGTCCAATGAAGTATGCAGCAAAGAGGAGAAGCGGACAATTGCGCCTGAGCATGTACTCAAGGCTTTAGAG GTTCTTGGGTTTGGAGAGTACATTGAGGAGGTTTATGCTGCATATGAGCAACACAAGGTTGAGACTACG CAGGACTCTTTAAAAGGTGGTAAATGGAGCAATGGGGCAGAGATGACTGAGGAAGAAGCAGTAGCAGAGCAACAAAGGATGTTTGCTGAGGCACGTGCAAGAATGAATGGAGGCGCCATTGCTCCTAAGCAACCAGAGACTGACCGAAGTTTAGAGAGCTAA
- the LOC110640568 gene encoding protein Dr1 homolog isoform X3, whose product MTKIIKEMLPPDVRVARDAQDLLIECCVEFINLVSSESNEVCSKEEKRTIAPEHVLKALEVLGFGEYIEEVYAAYEQHKVETTQDSLKGGKWSNGAEMTEEEAVAEQQRMFAEARARMNGGAIAPKQPETDRSLES is encoded by the exons ATGACCAAAATTATTAAAGAGATGTTGCCCCCAGATGTTCGCGTTGCAAGAGATGCTCAAGATCTTCTGATAGAGTGTTGTGTAG AATTTATAAACCTTGTATCATCAGAGTCCAATGAAGTATGCAGCAAAGAGGAGAAGCGGACAATTGCGCCTGAGCATGTACTCAAGGCTTTAGAG GTTCTTGGGTTTGGAGAGTACATTGAGGAGGTTTATGCTGCATATGAGCAACACAAGGTTGAGACTACG CAGGACTCTTTAAAAGGTGGTAAATGGAGCAATGGGGCAGAGATGACTGAGGAAGAAGCAGTAGCAGAGCAACAAAGGATGTTTGCTGAGGCACGTGCAAGAATGAATGGAGGCGCCATTGCTCCTAAGCAACCAGAGACTGACCGAAGTTTAGAGAGCTAA
- the LOC110640568 gene encoding protein Dr1 homolog isoform X2: MEPMDIVGKSKEDASLPKATMTKIIKEMLPPDVRVARDAQDLLIECCVEFINLVSSESNEVCSKEEKRTIAPEHVLKALEVLGFGEYIEEVYAAYEQHKVETTDSLKGGKWSNGAEMTEEEAVAEQQRMFAEARARMNGGAIAPKQPETDRSLES; the protein is encoded by the exons ATGGAACCGATGGATATTGTTGGTAAATCGAAAGAGGATGCGTCGCTTCCTAAAG CAACCATGACCAAAATTATTAAAGAGATGTTGCCCCCAGATGTTCGCGTTGCAAGAGATGCTCAAGATCTTCTGATAGAGTGTTGTGTAG AATTTATAAACCTTGTATCATCAGAGTCCAATGAAGTATGCAGCAAAGAGGAGAAGCGGACAATTGCGCCTGAGCATGTACTCAAGGCTTTAGAG GTTCTTGGGTTTGGAGAGTACATTGAGGAGGTTTATGCTGCATATGAGCAACACAAGGTTGAGACTACG GACTCTTTAAAAGGTGGTAAATGGAGCAATGGGGCAGAGATGACTGAGGAAGAAGCAGTAGCAGAGCAACAAAGGATGTTTGCTGAGGCACGTGCAAGAATGAATGGAGGCGCCATTGCTCCTAAGCAACCAGAGACTGACCGAAGTTTAGAGAGCTAA